A DNA window from Hordeum vulgare subsp. vulgare chromosome 1H, MorexV3_pseudomolecules_assembly, whole genome shotgun sequence contains the following coding sequences:
- the LOC123427320 gene encoding derlin-1: protein MSSPGEYYNSLPPISKAYGTLCFFTTVLVQLQILNPGLLILSYPHVFKSFQIWRLFTSFFFLGKFSINFGIRLLMIARYGVQLEKGSFEKRTADFLWMMIFGAVSLLVLSAIPYLETYLLGIPMVSMLLYVWSREYPNSQISMYGLVQLRSFYLPWAMLGLDVIFGSPILPGLLGILVGHLYYFFTVLHPLASGKNYLKTPMWVHKIVARFRLGVQANSLARQANTGPSAFRGRGYRLNQ, encoded by the exons ATGTCTTCACCCGGAGA GTACTACAATTCGCTTCCACCAATAAGCAAGGCATATGGGACATTGTGTTTCTTTACCACAGTGCTGGTTCAGCTCCAGATACTAAACCCAGGCCTTCTTATTTTATCTTATCCCCATGTGTTCAAGAGTTTTCAG ATATGGAGGCTATTTACAAGCTTCTTTTTCCTGGGCAAGTTCTCCATCAACTTTGGTATTCGCCTTCTCATGAT AGCAAGATATGGTGTGCAGTTGGAGAAGGGTTCATTTGAGAAGCGGACAGCAGATTTCTTGTGGATGATGATATTTGGTGCAGTCTCGTTACTG GTACTGTCTGCTATTCCTTATCTCGAGACTTATTTATTGGGTATTCCTATGGTTAGCATGCTTCTTTATGTCTGGAGCCGAGAGTACCCAAACTCTCAGATAAGCATGTATGGCCTCGTCCAATTGAGG TCATTTTATCTACCATGGGCTATGCTTGGATTGGATGTGATATTTGGCTCTCCAATATTGCCTGGCCTTTTGGGCATTCTGGTTGGACATCTATACTACTTCTTTACAGTGTTGCATCCGCTTGCTAGCGGAAAGAACTACCTCAAGACTCCTATGTGGGT ACACAAGATTGTTGCTCGATTCAGGTTGGGCGTGCAGGCAAACTCTCTAGCCCGGCAAGCTAACACTGGCCCTAGTGCCTTCAGAGGAAGAGGCTATAGACTCAATCAGTAG